In the genome of Saccharomonospora viridis DSM 43017, one region contains:
- a CDS encoding LysE family translocator — translation MLNSVLAFAGLCVVLAVTPGPDTFIVLRLAVRSGSGAGIAAAGGAAAGSLLWAVAAGVGLAAFLANWGLGYTVVRALGALYLVYLGVQALRAQETTEASTAGVSERVRWWRAGGMGLLSAVLNPKIGLFFLAVVPQFVPREANVVEMTFLLGCVDAGVAFAWLTLVSLGAARMMRWLNRPKVGATLERTTGVVLIGLGVVTLTTG, via the coding sequence GTGCTGAATTCGGTGCTCGCGTTCGCGGGATTGTGCGTGGTGCTCGCGGTCACGCCAGGGCCAGACACCTTCATCGTGCTCCGGCTCGCCGTTCGCTCAGGTTCGGGTGCAGGCATCGCCGCGGCCGGAGGCGCTGCCGCCGGTTCGCTGCTCTGGGCCGTTGCGGCAGGTGTCGGTCTTGCGGCTTTTCTGGCGAACTGGGGTCTCGGGTACACGGTGGTCCGAGCTCTCGGTGCGCTTTACCTGGTCTACCTGGGAGTTCAGGCGCTTCGGGCTCAGGAAACGACCGAGGCGAGCACGGCAGGTGTGTCCGAGCGTGTGCGCTGGTGGCGAGCCGGTGGGATGGGGTTGTTGTCCGCGGTCCTCAACCCGAAGATCGGGCTGTTCTTCTTGGCGGTCGTACCCCAGTTCGTGCCTCGTGAGGCGAACGTCGTCGAGATGACGTTTCTGCTGGGGTGCGTCGACGCGGGCGTGGCGTTCGCCTGGTTGACTCTCGTCTCGCTCGGCGCGGCGAGGATGATGCGTTGGTTGAACCGGCCGAAAGTCGGCGCGACCCTTGAGCGCACAACCGGCGTCGTGTTGATCGGTCTTGGCGTCGTTACGCTCACAACCGGTTGA
- a CDS encoding glycoside hydrolase domain-containing protein, whose amino-acid sequence MDEKVLEAQKWVNETYGGVPGYQRCAEDGRTGWNTMWSLTMGLQHELGISPVVANFGPSTLAAVQALGEIGFGWNKNSNIVRIIQHALFCKGYWGANGYGEYGAVTTEAVKKIRRDMGLPDGGSGTSGGQVTAKIFKALLTMDAYILLGGGREKVVEIQRWLNGTYWTRENYFIGPCDGHFSRDVQQALMKALQYEMGVPDPNGNFGPGTKEALRRHPQSVGSTGPVTRLFHAACIFNEPVPGTSGVAFRDEYTSETEYFIKKFQAFSAIPETGTGDFTTWAQLLVSTGDPDRPVNSCDTRFTITPSRARALYQAGYRAVGRYLDEHPEGTLDKEIKPGELQTIFEAGLRCFPIWQYNARQLEDFTYSSGYQHGLKAHERGEHYGFNQGTVIYFAVDYDATDPEITSNIVPYFLGVQGALKSRGSKYLPGVYGSRNVCSRVSSEAFVSSAFVSGMSWGFSGNLGFPLPLNWAFNQIKEFQFHNGDDVFDLDRVAHRPGADFGVDSVNRNTTPVDEFLEYLNQVYDLAVEYDSSRASKLTLEWLRYPKYNDFQWRNIFEPVDEGFINKCRNAGLKTAPNYNYQDPSFGVEVHVDHLCATANAYLLKGAGNRAGITLGDLGGWCGDLITFYGEWVRDEAENKDGYKYAMERLAKTNVTTTFMLRDLIEDMDGHHIGMAVRDGKNVVTEFENLLNGNGHLSRVDRFFTERYGTMTDANNAAIACLTGAPANPVDAAKYAGAREILVEQQSGRWIDPITITPDDLEAFCRGYADTLNALRGMESRRRSALNEE is encoded by the coding sequence ATGGACGAGAAAGTTCTCGAGGCTCAGAAATGGGTGAACGAAACCTACGGAGGGGTGCCCGGATATCAACGATGCGCTGAGGACGGCCGCACCGGGTGGAACACCATGTGGTCGCTCACGATGGGGCTCCAGCACGAGTTGGGCATCTCTCCGGTGGTGGCGAACTTCGGGCCGAGCACCCTCGCCGCGGTCCAAGCTCTAGGCGAGATCGGTTTCGGCTGGAACAAGAATTCCAACATCGTCCGGATCATTCAGCACGCCTTGTTCTGCAAAGGCTATTGGGGCGCTAACGGCTACGGTGAGTATGGGGCTGTCACGACGGAGGCCGTGAAGAAGATACGCCGCGACATGGGCCTGCCGGACGGTGGCTCCGGCACCTCCGGGGGACAGGTCACGGCGAAGATCTTCAAAGCGCTGCTGACGATGGACGCCTACATCCTCCTCGGGGGCGGTAGGGAGAAAGTGGTCGAGATCCAGCGCTGGCTGAACGGCACCTACTGGACGCGGGAGAACTACTTCATCGGCCCTTGCGACGGTCATTTCTCCCGTGATGTGCAGCAGGCGTTGATGAAGGCGCTCCAGTACGAGATGGGGGTTCCCGACCCGAACGGGAACTTCGGCCCCGGCACGAAGGAAGCGCTGAGGCGGCATCCCCAATCGGTGGGCTCCACCGGCCCGGTCACCCGACTGTTCCATGCCGCTTGTATCTTCAACGAGCCCGTACCGGGGACTTCGGGCGTCGCGTTCCGGGACGAGTACACCTCGGAGACCGAGTATTTCATCAAGAAGTTCCAAGCTTTTTCCGCTATACCGGAGACCGGAACCGGCGATTTCACGACATGGGCTCAGCTGCTGGTATCCACAGGGGACCCTGACCGGCCGGTCAACTCGTGTGACACCCGATTCACGATCACCCCGTCCCGCGCTCGGGCTCTGTATCAGGCCGGATACCGAGCGGTGGGTCGATACCTCGATGAACATCCCGAGGGCACGCTGGACAAAGAGATCAAACCCGGCGAATTGCAGACGATCTTCGAAGCCGGCCTGCGGTGCTTCCCGATTTGGCAGTACAACGCTCGACAGCTGGAGGACTTCACCTACTCCAGTGGTTATCAACATGGCTTGAAGGCCCATGAGCGGGGAGAGCACTACGGCTTCAACCAGGGAACGGTGATCTACTTCGCCGTCGACTACGACGCTACGGACCCCGAGATCACCTCCAACATCGTTCCCTACTTCCTGGGTGTCCAAGGCGCTCTCAAAAGCCGGGGCAGCAAGTACCTTCCCGGTGTGTACGGGTCACGGAACGTCTGCTCCCGGGTCAGCTCAGAGGCGTTCGTGTCCAGCGCGTTCGTCTCCGGCATGTCATGGGGCTTCTCCGGGAACCTCGGTTTCCCGTTGCCACTGAACTGGGCGTTCAACCAGATCAAGGAGTTCCAGTTCCACAACGGCGATGACGTGTTCGACCTGGATCGAGTGGCGCATCGGCCGGGCGCCGACTTCGGGGTCGATTCGGTCAACCGGAACACCACCCCGGTGGACGAGTTCCTCGAATATCTGAATCAAGTCTACGATTTGGCCGTCGAATACGATTCCTCCCGGGCATCGAAGCTCACTTTGGAATGGTTGCGTTATCCGAAGTACAACGACTTCCAGTGGCGTAACATCTTCGAACCCGTCGACGAGGGATTCATCAACAAATGTCGGAATGCGGGACTCAAGACCGCGCCGAACTACAATTACCAGGACCCTTCGTTCGGGGTGGAAGTCCACGTCGACCACCTGTGCGCCACGGCGAACGCGTACCTGTTGAAGGGGGCCGGTAACCGTGCCGGCATCACTCTCGGTGATCTGGGGGGTTGGTGCGGGGACCTGATCACCTTCTACGGCGAGTGGGTCCGCGATGAAGCCGAGAATAAAGACGGCTACAAGTACGCCATGGAGCGGTTGGCGAAGACCAACGTGACGACCACGTTCATGCTGCGCGATTTGATCGAAGACATGGACGGTCACCACATCGGTATGGCCGTTCGGGATGGGAAGAACGTCGTCACCGAATTCGAGAATCTCTTGAACGGGAACGGTCACCTATCACGGGTGGACAGGTTCTTCACCGAACGGTACGGCACCATGACCGATGCCAACAACGCTGCCATAGCATGCCTCACCGGTGCCCCGGCGAACCCGGTCGACGCCGCGAAGTACGCGGGTGCCCGGGAGATCCTGGTCGAGCAACAATCCGGCAGGTGGATCGACCCCATCACCATCACCCCGGACGATCTGGAAGCGTTCTGCCGAGGCTATGCCGATACCCTCAACGCTCTACGAGGGATGGAAAGTCGGCGCAGGAGCGCGTTGAACGAGGAATGA
- a CDS encoding MFS transporter, giving the protein MADHEFTSQAFDKLDKRIYLLTAIAFAVGLVELIIGGILDLVAADLGVSEGRAGLLITAFALVFGISGPVLLFLFGRFDRKRVTLAALVVFVVGNVIAVLSPTYVLLLLSRVISAASGGLLTVMSLTMAARISAPELRGRAIGLVVMGISGSIVLGLPVGVSMGHAFGWRSPFVLVIVLALLLMWAVAARFGTMTAEPPAPLGRQVAALGNSRVLSAHLTTSFFLAGHYTLYGYLTPFVITTMGFGGALITAVYFVFGAAAVTGGGLSGALSDRFGARRTLLTATALFALCLVAIPHTTSVPIAFWVVLALWGVLSWAITPPIQSHLVQLAPRTADIQQSLNNSMLHLGIALGSFVGSTVIDRFGVMYNARVGALFVLLALGAALVSFRHPRTVTAKP; this is encoded by the coding sequence TTGGCGGACCACGAGTTCACGTCGCAGGCCTTCGACAAGCTGGACAAGCGCATATACCTGCTGACGGCGATCGCTTTCGCCGTCGGCCTGGTCGAACTGATCATCGGCGGCATTCTGGACCTGGTAGCCGCTGATCTCGGCGTGAGCGAAGGGCGCGCAGGTCTGCTCATCACCGCATTCGCGCTGGTGTTCGGGATCAGCGGCCCGGTGTTGTTGTTCCTGTTCGGCCGCTTCGACCGTAAACGCGTCACCCTGGCGGCGCTGGTCGTGTTCGTCGTCGGCAATGTGATCGCGGTTTTAAGCCCCACCTACGTCCTGCTGTTGCTCTCCCGAGTGATCTCGGCGGCCAGCGGCGGACTGCTGACCGTGATGAGTCTGACCATGGCGGCACGCATCTCCGCCCCCGAACTACGCGGACGGGCCATCGGGCTGGTGGTGATGGGCATCAGCGGCTCGATCGTGCTGGGCCTACCGGTCGGCGTGAGTATGGGGCACGCGTTCGGCTGGCGTAGCCCCTTCGTGCTCGTCATCGTCCTGGCACTTCTGCTCATGTGGGCGGTCGCGGCGCGCTTCGGCACGATGACGGCTGAGCCGCCCGCGCCGCTGGGCCGCCAGGTGGCGGCGCTCGGCAACAGTCGGGTGCTCAGCGCGCACCTCACCACTTCCTTCTTCCTGGCCGGCCACTACACGCTGTACGGCTATCTGACGCCGTTCGTCATCACCACCATGGGGTTCGGTGGAGCACTGATCACCGCTGTCTACTTCGTCTTCGGTGCCGCTGCCGTGACCGGTGGGGGACTTTCAGGGGCGCTCTCGGATCGCTTCGGCGCCCGCCGCACGTTGCTCACCGCCACGGCCCTTTTCGCGTTGTGCCTGGTGGCCATCCCCCACACCACGTCGGTGCCCATCGCGTTCTGGGTCGTGCTGGCGCTGTGGGGTGTGCTGAGCTGGGCCATCACTCCGCCGATTCAAAGTCACCTGGTGCAGCTGGCACCACGGACGGCGGACATCCAGCAGAGCCTGAACAACTCGATGCTGCATCTGGGCATCGCACTGGGGTCGTTCGTCGGCAGCACTGTGATCGACCGTTTCGGCGTCATGTACAACGCCCGCGTCGGGGCACTGTTCGTGCTGCTGGCATTAGGCGCTGCGCTGGTGAGCTTCCGCCACCCCCGCACCGTGACCGCCAAGCCGTAG